The proteins below are encoded in one region of Phaseolus vulgaris cultivar G19833 chromosome 1, P. vulgaris v2.0, whole genome shotgun sequence:
- the LOC137814239 gene encoding heat stress transcription factor A-7a-like, giving the protein MNYLYPVKEEYSESPPPSSPTSQTGADESTMVPLPRPMERLHEVGPPPFLTKTYDAVENPTTSHIVSWSRGGASFVVWDPHAFSRDLLPRYFKHNNFSSFVRQLNTYGFRKIDPDKWEFANEGFLRGHRHLLANIRRRKQPSQPSTQQGQGHCVEVGHFGLDEEVDRLKRDKHVLMMELVKLRQQQLNTRSHLEEMEERLRGTEIKQQQMMAFLARALKNPTFIQQLLQQKEKRKELEEAISKKRRRPIEQGPRGVGESSIGREGISSVKVESQVFGEYGFGVSELEVLALEMQGYGRGKREQEEEPEALESQERLEKELDEGFWEELFSEGFEGELHIPTSPDQDEEEDVNVLANRFGYLGSSPR; this is encoded by the exons atgaacTATTTGTACCCTGTGAAAGAAGAGTACTCGGAATCGCCACCACCATCATCACCAACGTCTCAAACAGGAGCTGATGAGTCAACAATGGTTCCTCTTCCGAGGCCAATGGAGAGGCTTCACGAAGTAGGGCCACCCCCATTTCTGACCAAGACTTATGATGCAGTGGAGAACCCCACCACTAGCCACATAGTTTCATGGAGCAGAGGCGGTGCCAGCTTTGTGGTTTGGGATCCTCACGCTTTCTCCAGAGACCTTCTCCCTCGATACTTCAAGCACAACAATTTCTCCAGTTTTGTACGGCAACTAAACACTTAC GGCTTTAGAAAAATTGATCCCGATAAGTGGGAGTTTGCAAACGAAGGATTCCTGAGAGGGCACAGGCACCTTTTGGCAAACATAAGGAGAAGAAAGCAACCTTCTCAGCCTTCTACTCAACAAGGACAAGGTCACTGTGTTGAAGTTGGCCATTTTGGACTTGATGAGGAGGTTGATCGTTTGAAGCGTGACAAGCACGTGTTAATGATGGAGCTTGTGAAGCTGAGACAGCAGCAGCTGAATACCAGATCACACCTTGAGGAAATGGAGGAGAGGCTACGAGGGACAGAAATTAAGCAGCAACAGATGATGGCCTTCTTGGCTAGAGCTTTGAAGAACCCCACCTTCATCCAGCAGCTACTCCAGCAGAAAGAGAAGAGGAAGGAGCTTGAAGAGGCCATCTCAAAGAAGAGGAGAAGACCAATTGAGCAAGGACCAAGAGGGGTTGGAGAATCAAGCATTGGAAGGGAAGGAATAAGCAGTGTTAAAGTGGAGTCCCAAGTGTTTGGGGAATATGGATTTGGAGTCTCAGAGTTGGAAGTTCTGGCTTTGGAGATGCAAGGTTATGGTAGGGGAAAAAGGGAACAAGAAGAAGAGCCTGAGGCACTAGAATCACAAGAGAGATTGGAGAAAGAGCTCGATGAAGGTTTTTGGGAAGAACTGTTCAGTGAGGGTTTTGAGGGTGAATTACATATTCCAACTTCACCAGACCAAGATGAGGAAGAAGATGTCAATGTGTTAGCCAATCGCTTTGGTTACTTAGGGTCAAGTCCTAGATGA